Proteins found in one Nostoc sp. NIES-3756 genomic segment:
- a CDS encoding ABC transporter permease — MYLPILVLGFYSFNKSPYSATWQAFTLDWYYKLLSDDRILSALKNSLLVAFCAVSISAVLGTLMAVGLARYQFPGKKLYQGVAYLPLIIPDIAIAVATLVFLAAFAIPLSLWTIVSAHVVFCLAYIALVVSSRLTNLDPHLEEAALDLGATPVQAFLQVLLPQLMPGIISGCLLAFVLSLDDFLIASFTSGSGYNTLPMEIFSRIRSGVKPDINALSVLLILTSAIIAVIAESIRSLGERK, encoded by the coding sequence ATGTACCTACCTATTTTGGTACTGGGATTTTATAGCTTTAATAAATCGCCTTACAGCGCAACTTGGCAAGCCTTCACTCTTGATTGGTATTACAAATTATTAAGTGATGATCGCATCTTATCAGCTTTAAAGAATAGTTTGCTCGTTGCTTTTTGTGCTGTCAGTATCTCCGCCGTGTTGGGAACCCTCATGGCAGTTGGCTTGGCACGTTATCAATTCCCAGGTAAGAAGCTGTACCAAGGTGTAGCTTACCTACCATTAATTATTCCTGATATTGCGATCGCTGTTGCCACCCTCGTTTTCTTAGCCGCCTTCGCCATTCCCCTCAGCTTGTGGACAATTGTATCTGCTCATGTAGTATTTTGTTTAGCCTATATTGCTTTAGTTGTTTCATCACGACTCACAAATTTAGACCCCCACTTAGAAGAAGCTGCACTTGATTTAGGCGCAACACCAGTACAAGCATTTCTTCAAGTATTACTACCCCAATTAATGCCAGGAATTATCTCTGGTTGTCTTTTAGCTTTCGTTCTGAGCTTGGATGACTTTTTAATTGCTAGTTTTACATCTGGTAGCGGTTATAACACCTTACCAATGGAAATATTTAGTCGTATTAGAAGTGGTGTAAAACCTGATATTAATGCTCTCAGTGTATTGTTAATTTTAACATCAGCAATTATTGCCGTCATAGCAGAATCAATCCGGTCATTAGGAGAAAGAAAATAA
- a CDS encoding bifunctional serine/threonine-protein kinase/formylglycine-generating enzyme family protein — protein MQICQNPNCSNPFNPDGNRFCMSCGQSNFGKLLRNRYRVLGLLGEGGFSKTYAAEDADRLNAPCVIKQFFPQIQGTGQRSKAAEFFKEEAFRLYELGENHSQIPRLLAYFEQGSSLYLVQEFIKGLTLLQEVQQEPFTEEKVRQLLIDLLPVLDFIHLNNVIHRDIKPENIIRRDSDTKLVLIDFGGAKQVTQTSIARQATAIYTLGYAPTEQMAGFACHASDLYALGVTCVRLLTQCLPQNNSCGNFEDHIYDPMNGKWLWQEHLQQKGITVSDNLSQILDKLLKHLPSERYQSAAEVIYDLKVSTNIVVETQIPTTQPTLVPQLPAIQKTKLPLPLLQTFEFEVVTVDTAGRVVNRDRNNAQYLIEELHKDITLEMVSIPGGAYLMGSPNFEGDADERPQHQVAIAPFFMGKYPITQAQWRAVAALPKIKQALNPYPSKYKGQNRPVENVSWHEVLEFCARLSQKTGREYRLPSEAEWEYACRAGTTTSFHFGETLTSDLANFSDADSQHIEAKTRYRKETTDVGSFRVANAFGLYDMHGLVWEWCADPWHINYNGAPSDGSVWEKGGDIYRRVLRGGSWNFGAELCRSASRTWNESDGGLRICGFRVVFSA, from the coding sequence ATGCAAATCTGCCAAAATCCCAATTGCTCAAACCCATTCAATCCTGATGGCAATAGATTTTGCATGAGTTGCGGACAAAGCAACTTCGGCAAACTCCTCAGAAATCGCTACCGCGTACTCGGACTATTAGGTGAAGGTGGGTTCAGCAAAACCTACGCAGCCGAAGATGCTGATAGATTAAATGCACCTTGTGTCATCAAACAGTTCTTCCCACAAATTCAAGGAACTGGACAACGCTCTAAAGCAGCAGAGTTCTTTAAAGAAGAAGCTTTTCGCTTGTATGAATTAGGAGAAAATCACAGTCAAATACCACGATTATTAGCTTACTTTGAACAAGGTTCTAGCTTATACCTTGTTCAAGAGTTTATTAAAGGATTAACCCTTTTACAAGAAGTTCAACAAGAACCATTCACAGAAGAAAAAGTCCGGCAACTATTAATTGACTTATTACCAGTTCTCGATTTTATTCATCTAAATAACGTTATTCACCGCGACATCAAACCAGAAAATATTATCCGGCGTGATAGTGATACTAAATTAGTATTAATAGATTTTGGGGGAGCAAAACAAGTCACCCAAACGAGTATCGCTAGACAAGCAACAGCTATTTATACTCTTGGCTATGCACCAACAGAACAAATGGCAGGGTTTGCTTGTCATGCTAGTGATTTATATGCCTTGGGTGTGACTTGTGTCAGGTTATTGACGCAATGCTTACCACAAAATAATAGTTGTGGGAATTTTGAGGATCATATTTATGATCCCATGAATGGTAAATGGTTGTGGCAAGAACATTTACAGCAAAAAGGTATCACCGTTAGCGATAATTTGAGCCAGATTTTAGATAAATTGCTGAAACATTTACCGAGTGAAAGATATCAATCAGCCGCAGAAGTCATTTATGATTTAAAAGTATCTACAAACATTGTTGTAGAAACCCAAATACCAACTACTCAACCTACATTAGTACCACAACTTCCAGCTATCCAAAAAACAAAACTACCCTTACCCCTCTTACAAACTTTTGAGTTTGAAGTAGTGACAGTAGATACAGCCGGGAGAGTGGTAAACCGCGATCGCAATAATGCCCAATATCTGATAGAAGAATTACATAAAGACATCACCCTAGAAATGGTGTCAATTCCTGGCGGTGCATACCTGATGGGTTCACCCAACTTTGAGGGAGATGCAGACGAACGCCCCCAACATCAAGTAGCGATCGCACCCTTTTTTATGGGAAAATATCCCATAACTCAAGCACAATGGCGTGCCGTCGCCGCCTTACCCAAAATCAAACAAGCCTTAAACCCCTACCCCTCAAAATATAAAGGGCAAAATCGACCAGTAGAAAACGTTTCTTGGCACGAAGTATTAGAGTTTTGTGCCAGACTATCCCAGAAAACTGGGCGGGAATATCGCCTCCCCAGCGAAGCCGAATGGGAATATGCTTGTCGTGCGGGAACTACCACATCCTTTCATTTTGGTGAAACCCTTACCTCTGACTTAGCCAACTTTAGCGACGCTGATAGTCAACATATCGAAGCCAAAACCAGATACCGCAAAGAAACCACTGATGTTGGCAGTTTCCGCGTAGCCAACGCCTTTGGATTATACGATATGCACGGTCTGGTGTGGGAATGGTGCGCCGACCCTTGGCATATTAACTACAATGGCGCACCAAGCGATGGTAGTGTGTGGGAAAAAGGTGGTGATATATATCGCCGAGTGTTGCGCGGTGGTTCTTGGAACTTTGGCGCTGAATTATGTCGCAGCGCCAGCCGCACTTGGAACGAGTCGGATGGTGGGTTGAGGATATGCGGCTTTCGCGTTGTTTTTTCTGCATAA
- a CDS encoding DUF1517 domain-containing protein, whose product MPKKLLQTIKPLLKTVFALGLVLVLALGNADGALAARSGGRIGGGSFRAPSSRTYSPPGGGYGGGYGYAPYPGGGFGFPFLLPFWGIGGGFGGLFGILIFFAIANFLLQAFRRASSGEVGEDVGYSENPTVTVSRLQVGLLAQARDLQPELNHMAETADTNSPEGRAEVLQEASLALLRHPEYWVYAGAGTQQARLNAAESQFNRLSLAERSKFTEETLSNVNNQLKAARAKDALPAADEIDNPTRLITEGPGEYIIVTLLAATLGKFELPAVNSADDLRQALRQIGSLPAEQLLAIEVLWTPQAEGDTLTSDDLFAEYPDLKLV is encoded by the coding sequence ATGCCTAAAAAACTACTACAAACTATCAAACCTCTGTTAAAAACTGTCTTTGCACTGGGACTAGTGTTGGTTTTGGCGTTGGGAAACGCCGATGGCGCATTAGCAGCTCGCAGTGGTGGACGAATTGGTGGTGGTTCCTTTAGAGCGCCATCTAGCCGCACTTATTCACCTCCCGGTGGTGGATATGGTGGTGGATATGGTTATGCTCCCTATCCTGGTGGTGGCTTTGGTTTCCCCTTCTTGCTGCCTTTCTGGGGTATTGGTGGAGGATTTGGCGGTTTATTTGGTATCTTAATATTTTTTGCGATCGCTAACTTCCTATTACAAGCTTTCCGTCGCGCCTCCAGTGGTGAAGTAGGCGAAGATGTTGGTTACAGCGAAAACCCCACAGTGACAGTATCTCGCTTGCAAGTTGGCTTACTCGCACAAGCGCGAGATTTGCAGCCAGAACTCAACCACATGGCCGAAACGGCTGATACCAATTCCCCCGAAGGACGCGCAGAAGTGCTGCAAGAAGCCAGCCTAGCTTTATTGCGTCACCCTGAATATTGGGTATATGCAGGTGCTGGTACACAACAAGCAAGGTTAAATGCGGCGGAATCTCAATTTAACCGCCTATCGCTAGCAGAACGCAGCAAATTTACCGAAGAAACTCTATCTAACGTCAACAACCAGCTAAAAGCAGCGCGTGCTAAAGATGCTTTACCTGCGGCTGATGAAATAGACAACCCAACCCGCCTAATAACTGAAGGCCCTGGTGAATATATTATTGTCACCCTCTTGGCGGCAACATTAGGTAAGTTTGAACTCCCAGCCGTTAACAGCGCTGATGACTTGCGCCAAGCTTTACGGCAAATTGGTAGTCTTCCGGCTGAACAACTTTTAGCAATTGAGGTGTTGTGGACTCCCCAAGCTGAAGGTGATACTCTCACTTCTGATGATTTGTTTGCTGAGTATCCTGATTTGAAGTTGGTTTAA